In Candidatus Paceibacterota bacterium, the sequence AGTTAACGAAACGCCCGATCCGGGGCGGGTTGGTGGATGGGCCGGTCTATGAGCGCATCTTCAAGTCACTCAAAGGCGTCGCCATCACCGAACCAGACCCGCTTGCGGCCTTTCAGGGTCCGGCGGTTTATCACGACGACGTCCAGGATTACTCCTCGAACGAGCCGATAATGGACGGCACAGCGTCGGCTATTCTGCTCTGGGCGCTGTGCAGCGATCCCCGGTAAGCAGAGCCCGGGGTGCCCACAGCGGGTCCCGGACGCTCTTCAGGCCCGTTGGCGAGGGTAGAACGGCATCCGCGCCCCTGGGCCTGCCAGCCTCATTTTACCCCTGTAAAAGCGTCTGGAAATGACATTGCGGGGCCAGGGGCGGATTTGGTAGGGTATGTATGTGAAATGGGATCCGTTTTGCGGCGGCTCGGCATTGGAGAGTATCCTCTGCCGGGCGGCAGTCGCGCAGTTCGGCCGACTGGCTGAAGACCCGATCCGGGCTTGTCTTCGCGCCCCTTGCCGGAGCACCCGCTCCGCATTCCAGGGGTGACGCGATCCCGTCAGCGCAGTTTTACCAAAGGACTTTACCGCGATCGCAGCCCGTTTCGGCTGCAGAGATTGAGAATATGCCCCGCCGACCTTCAGTTGAAATCAGAGAAATGCAGTTAGATGACATCCCGGCCGTGGTGGAACTGGGAAACACATTGTTTAACGCCGAAACATCTCCCACCCTTTATCGCTGCTGGGAGGAAGCCGAGGTGCTTCAGATTTACAGTGATTACAAGGAGACCAGCCTGGTCGCCACCAGCAACGACAAGGTTGTCGGATTCGCCCTGGGCACGCTGCTGGAGAAGCCCGGCAGTTCGTGGCTCTACGGATGGCTGGACTGGCTTGGAGTGGATCCCTCGTTCAAACGAAGGCGCGTGGCCAAACGGCTCACGCGGCAGATCCAGGAACGCTTCGTCGAGAAGGGAGTCCGCATCATGCTGGTGGACACCTACGAGGGCAACCGCAGTGCCGTTGCCTTCTTCCGCAAGTTCGGCTTCGGGCAGGGCATCCGGCACATCTACATGTCGTTGAATCTGGACAACCACCCCAAGGCCATCGAACGGAAGTTCCAATACGACCTGGGGGACTGACATGTTTCAACTGCTGTTTCCCCAATACAAGAGCCGCCGGTGGGTGTATCTGCCCCTGGGAACCCTTGCGTTGGCGGAACAGCGTCCCGGCAAACCCAATCCCCTGCTGGACCCGGGCTACTGCCAGCGCTGGGTCCGCCGCCTGCATCGGCGTTATCGCGCCAGGTGTTCGTACGGAGGCTGGTTTGAGGACCGTTCCATACTCTGGCAAGGGCACTACATGCAACCCAACCTGGCCTTCCATCTGGGGGTGGACTTCAATGTGCCCGAACGGTCCCGCGTCTACAGCCCGGCGGACGCCGTGGTGATGGAAACCTGGCACGACGAGGACACCAAGGGCGGTTGGGGCGGGCGAATCGCACTGCGAATCAAGCCGCGGCTGATCCTGCTGCTGGCGCACCTTGGGAAGATTTGGGCGCGCCCCGGCAGCCGCGTGCGCGCCGGCCAGTTGCTCGGGAACGTGGGCGACCCGACCAACAACGGCAACTGGTTTCCCCACCTGCACGCGCAGATGGTCCGCGGCAACTTCGCCAAGGTGGATGGTTACGGCGCCTTCTCGGTGGCCAACCAGCGCAAGTTCCCTGATCCGTTCAGGTTCTGGCCGCCGCAGTTCTAGCCAGGCCCGCTGCAGCGCCGGCTACTTACTCTGGCAGGTGCCCGTGAGTTGCGCCTGGGCCAGGATGTGCCTCCCCGTCGCGCGCTCGAGGTCTTTCTCCGTCAGGCCGGTCCTGAGGCCGAGGGCGGCGGCGGGCAACGATGCGGTTGCATCGTCTGCGGGAAGTTCATTCGTGGACCCGCACCAGCGTCTTCACGGCCCGGTTGCCCGCGGCCATGGACCGGAACAGCATGGGTAGCTCGCTTAAAGAGCATTCGCCGTCCACAAAATCATCCGAGCGCACTACCCCCGCTTCAATGAACTCCAGGGCGCGGCGTATCGTCCTGGGGGTGTGGTGGAAGCTGGCCAACAGGGTGAGGTTGGAGTAATGGATGAGCGCCGTGTCGAGCGAGATCTTTGTGCCGGAGGGGCAGCCGCCGAAGAAATTCACCGTCCCTCCCTTCCGGACGAGGCGCACCGCCTCTTCCCAGGTTTCGGGCTTGCCGACGGCTTCAATGACCACGTCGAAGGGCGAACCGGGCGGGGTGGCGTCCTCCGAGGGGCCCGGTTCGGCGGCATTTCGGACCAGGTCCGCCCCCAGGCGTTGGGCGGTCTCCAATCGCTTCTTGCCCCGGCCGGATACGGTCACGTGGCAGCCCAGGTGCCGGGCCAGCGCGACGAACATCAGCCCGATCGGCCCGGCGCCAATCACCAGCACTCGTTGGCCGGACCGCAGTCTCGCGTCCTCGATACCCTGCACCACGCAAGCCAGGGGCTCGACCAGGGCCGCATCGGCATAGGCGGTCTCCGGCTTGAGCCGCAGCAGGTTCTTCTGCACGATCCGCGCCGGGACGACGATGGACCTGGCGTAGGCACCGTTGAGGAACAACAAATCGTCGCACAGGTTTTCTTGGCGGTTGCCGCAGTAGAAGCACTGGCCGCAGGGGGCCGAGTTGGCAACGGCCACCCGCTCGCCCGCGCGCCAGCCCGCGGCGTCGGGTGTGACTTCGGATACGACCCCCGCGAACTCGTGCCCGAAACGGGTGGGCGGAATCAGCATCCGGGCGTGGTAGCCGCGTTTGAAGACCTTCAGGTCTGTGCCACACGTGAGCGCCGCCTCGATGTCCACCCTGACCTCGCCCGCCCGCAAAGGCTGGGGCGGGACCTGTTCCACTCGAATTAGTTCCTTGCCGTGGAGAACCGCAGCTCTCATTGCGCCGTTACTATACACCGGATGCCGGCAGGAAATGGAAGAAAAGTCTCTGCCAGTTTACGCAGAGCCGGAACGGCTAAGCAGGCGCTTGATGAGGAAGCTGCCGACCAGGACCGCCACCACGGCCAGAATAATCCACCAGGGATTCCACGATCCGGCCGTCACAGGGGGCACCACTGCGACTGGCGCGGTGGCTGACGCTGCCGGCGCGTTCGTCGGCCTGGGCATCGGTTCCTCCGCCCCGGTCAATGTGCTGGCCGCAAGTTGCGGCATGGGTTTATCCGCCATATCCGGGTTGGCGGCCCTCTCCGCCGCGTGCTTGGCCTCTTCCTCGGCGACGATGCGCCGGGTCTCCTCCCGGATCGGTTCCAGGTTCACCGGGCGGGCGTTCCACTCGATGCCGTATTGGTGATAGCCCTTGCTCATAAAGGTGTACACATCCAGGGCATGCCGCGCGTTCAGGTCCGGTTCGGGGATGCCGCAATATTTGCGGATTGCGTAGCGCCAGCTTTCGATGTCCGCCTCGGTGGTTTCCGCCGGCTTGGGATTCGCGTCGTAGAGTTGCCGCAGCAAGGCCGCCCCGCCGCGGATGTTCTGGAGCGGGTCCTCCTTTAGCTCGTCGGTGGTCTTGCCGATCAGCGCCGCCGCCTCGACCAGGCTGTGACCGAAATACTCGTTATCCCAAAGCGACATGATGCCGTAGGGCCGGGGCATGCCGGTGTCCGGCGAAGCGGTTTCACCGGGCGGCCATTTCAGGTGTTCCCAGCGCGTCTCGGCGAACGCCACCCCCTTGAGAATGTCGGCCGGCACATTGAACTCCTTGGCGGCCTGTTCGAACAGGGCTGGGTAGTTGGCCTCCTTCATCTTGGCGGTGAACTCGGCAATCGCCTGCTCGCGCCTCAGATCCTCCTCATTCTGGGGGGGCTCAGTGGCCGCGAGAGAATGAATGACCGCGCAGGCAAGCACCACGACTACACAGAGTATTCTCTTCATATCTACACTAAACGCGCACTTTACCCGGCTCTCGCGCAAAAGGCAGCACTTTTTGCGCGCCGAACGGTTTTGGTTTGACACGTTGCCGGGTGGTTTGTTCAAGGCGGCAGCGCCGGGACAAGACTTGCTCACCGGGCCGGCGTCCGCAGTTGCGCGCCAAGCTGGCCGCGGGTGACGCCGAGCTGGTTGAGCAGCTTCAACTCC encodes:
- a CDS encoding GNAT family N-acetyltransferase; protein product: MQLDDIPAVVELGNTLFNAETSPTLYRCWEEAEVLQIYSDYKETSLVATSNDKVVGFALGTLLEKPGSSWLYGWLDWLGVDPSFKRRRVAKRLTRQIQERFVEKGVRIMLVDTYEGNRSAVAFFRKFGFGQGIRHIYMSLNLDNHPKAIERKFQYDLGD
- a CDS encoding M23 family metallopeptidase, which gives rise to MFQLLFPQYKSRRWVYLPLGTLALAEQRPGKPNPLLDPGYCQRWVRRLHRRYRARCSYGGWFEDRSILWQGHYMQPNLAFHLGVDFNVPERSRVYSPADAVVMETWHDEDTKGGWGGRIALRIKPRLILLLAHLGKIWARPGSRVRAGQLLGNVGDPTNNGNWFPHLHAQMVRGNFAKVDGYGAFSVANQRKFPDPFRFWPPQF
- a CDS encoding zinc-binding dehydrogenase; translated protein: MRAAVLHGKELIRVEQVPPQPLRAGEVRVDIEAALTCGTDLKVFKRGYHARMLIPPTRFGHEFAGVVSEVTPDAAGWRAGERVAVANSAPCGQCFYCGNRQENLCDDLLFLNGAYARSIVVPARIVQKNLLRLKPETAYADAALVEPLACVVQGIEDARLRSGQRVLVIGAGPIGLMFVALARHLGCHVTVSGRGKKRLETAQRLGADLVRNAAEPGPSEDATPPGSPFDVVIEAVGKPETWEEAVRLVRKGGTVNFFGGCPSGTKISLDTALIHYSNLTLLASFHHTPRTIRRALEFIEAGVVRSDDFVDGECSLSELPMLFRSMAAGNRAVKTLVRVHE